A genome region from Streptomyces davaonensis JCM 4913 includes the following:
- a CDS encoding HAD family hydrolase, translating into MTDTRQAALFDLDGVLLDSANAVRSTLAAVATCALGRRVTPGDLPPGALRRPRIEVLALLDVADPDDACDRWWDGAMSANPVKPFPCVLSGLLALRTQGTATGAVTLQDPDRLRWLLPPTVAELLDVVITRQDTRPKPAPDGLHAALSKLDVPPERAVYVGDSPTDMTAARAAGVVALGAVWGWHPPAALRAAGADHLLPEPASIGPCLMHHLPLIGST; encoded by the coding sequence GTGACGGACACCCGCCAAGCAGCACTGTTCGACCTGGACGGGGTGCTGCTGGACAGCGCCAACGCGGTGCGCTCCACCCTCGCGGCGGTCGCCACCTGCGCTCTCGGACGCCGCGTGACCCCGGGCGACCTTCCACCCGGCGCGCTGCGCCGCCCCCGCATCGAGGTCCTGGCGCTCCTGGACGTCGCCGACCCCGACGACGCCTGCGACCGCTGGTGGGACGGCGCCATGTCGGCCAACCCCGTCAAGCCGTTCCCCTGCGTGCTTTCCGGCCTGCTGGCCCTGCGCACGCAGGGCACGGCCACCGGCGCGGTCACCCTCCAAGACCCCGACCGCCTGCGGTGGCTGCTGCCGCCGACGGTGGCCGAACTGCTGGACGTCGTCATCACCCGCCAGGACACCCGGCCCAAACCGGCCCCGGACGGACTGCACGCCGCCCTGAGCAAACTGGACGTCCCACCGGAACGCGCGGTGTACGTCGGGGACAGCCCCACCGACATGACCGCGGCCCGCGCCGCCGGAGTCGTCGCGCTCGGCGCAGTCTGGGGCTGGCACCCTCCCGCAGCCCTGCGCGCCGCCGGGGCCGATCACCTCCTGCCCGAGCCCGCCAGCATCGGGCCGTGCCTGATGCACCACCTGCCCCTAATCGGCAGCACGTGA
- a CDS encoding aspartyl/asparaginyl beta-hydroxylase domain-containing protein: MATTLPAAVTAAQTGPMRAEVLDQVARLVDLEESTVEQMRAEALGAPTRGVVAYGEYQSGGWWTTSLLNHSGDPHDVVIGDGRPRPTSLLEAMPATARFLDSLGLDFMYVRLARLEPHSYLWEHRDYAELRDTGRHRLHIPLVTNPSAVLVTAGARVHMAAGSLWRLTPSQAHGVCNTTGPDRLHLIADVYADDAYHALATRQHLRDGDTADLPEMTEADRAGLLAQAGQLAELGFTGAAEQTLLRAFYTYALPEGGAYDLIAELHAGRRADADVSRWRAAKAHLLARP; the protein is encoded by the coding sequence ATGGCGACCACACTCCCCGCAGCCGTCACGGCGGCACAGACCGGCCCCATGCGGGCAGAGGTGCTCGATCAGGTTGCCCGGCTGGTCGACCTGGAGGAATCCACGGTCGAACAGATGCGGGCTGAGGCGCTCGGGGCGCCGACACGCGGCGTCGTCGCGTACGGCGAGTACCAGTCCGGCGGCTGGTGGACCACGTCGCTGCTGAACCACTCCGGTGACCCGCACGACGTCGTCATCGGCGACGGACGACCACGCCCCACCTCCTTACTGGAGGCCATGCCCGCGACCGCGCGGTTCCTCGACTCGTTGGGGCTGGACTTCATGTACGTGCGCCTGGCCCGCCTGGAGCCGCACTCCTACCTGTGGGAGCACCGCGACTACGCCGAACTGCGCGACACCGGCCGCCACCGCCTGCACATCCCGCTCGTCACCAACCCCTCCGCCGTCCTGGTCACCGCCGGGGCCCGGGTCCACATGGCGGCCGGCTCCCTGTGGCGGCTGACGCCCTCCCAGGCACACGGCGTGTGCAACACCACGGGACCGGACCGGCTCCACCTGATCGCCGACGTGTACGCAGACGACGCCTACCACGCCCTCGCCACCCGCCAACACCTGCGCGACGGTGACACCGCCGACCTGCCGGAGATGACCGAGGCCGACCGGGCCGGGCTCCTGGCGCAGGCCGGACAGCTCGCGGAGCTCGGCTTCACCGGCGCGGCCGAACAGACACTGCTGCGCGCCTTCTACACCTACGCCCTGCCGGAGGGCGGCGCGTACGACCTGATCGCCGAACTCCACGCGGGCCGCCGCGCGGACGCCGACGTGAGCCGGTGGCGGGCGGCGAAAGCGCACCTGCTCGCCCGCCCCTGA
- a CDS encoding orotate phosphoribosyltransferase produces the protein MNPPATAPFAEKIATVAYRPGPYRLPDGGTLDNYFDPYRLAGDPQLLTETAAALAELLPAGTEALAGPALAGVPLVTAVSLHTGLPAAFLRPAPKDHGTWQQIEGADLAGRRTVLLDDTARSGTSLLRSARLLRIGGALVGTAVCVLDRDAGATALLADHHLVLRALVRDPDGAR, from the coding sequence ATGAACCCGCCTGCCACCGCCCCGTTCGCGGAGAAGATCGCCACCGTCGCCTACCGGCCAGGCCCCTACCGGCTCCCCGACGGCGGCACGCTCGACAACTACTTCGACCCCTACCGGCTGGCCGGCGACCCTCAGCTGCTGACGGAGACCGCGGCCGCGCTCGCGGAACTGCTGCCCGCCGGCACCGAGGCCCTGGCAGGTCCGGCGCTGGCCGGGGTCCCGCTGGTCACGGCGGTATCCCTGCACACCGGTCTGCCCGCCGCCTTCCTGCGCCCGGCACCGAAGGACCACGGCACGTGGCAGCAGATCGAGGGCGCCGACCTGGCAGGCCGGCGGACCGTCCTGCTGGACGACACCGCCCGCAGCGGCACCAGCCTCCTGCGCAGCGCCCGCCTGCTGCGCATCGGCGGCGCGCTGGTCGGCACGGCCGTGTGCGTCCTGGACCGGGACGCGGGCGCCACCGCCCTGCTCGCCGACCACCACCTGGTCCTGCGCGCCCTGGTCCGAGACCCGGACGGTGCCCGGTGA
- a CDS encoding nucleotidyltransferase domain-containing protein encodes MPTAVLPPAGLTPLEELAHAHRPAQLAVLGDLVQALSATTAVTHLLVRGSLAAGTADRLSDVDLVVAVRDDRLPALMDSLDALMSTTFGTLLPGWRDTIVGNLGGAGFVYLLPNDGHLLQLDLYLCPTSAVGALRRRIGPRLLWQGPGADDTADADTQQRTAQELARAAEAPVDCGHLLVQAMVLHAMLRKRLARGQQYIAYGLLHDLNATCRDVIRTALVPHSRHHGWYHLPDEVGRTATGRECLTELTEALTSPPVPTVAQADDALDRIVRLAQRIAPHATDALANEITAYRAYQHHEEGLA; translated from the coding sequence ATGCCCACCGCCGTTCTTCCGCCCGCCGGGCTGACACCGCTGGAGGAGCTGGCTCACGCCCACCGGCCGGCGCAGCTGGCCGTCCTGGGCGACCTGGTCCAGGCCCTGTCGGCCACCACGGCCGTGACGCACCTGCTGGTGCGCGGGTCGCTCGCCGCCGGTACTGCGGACCGGTTATCCGACGTCGACCTGGTCGTCGCCGTCCGCGACGACCGGCTGCCCGCCCTGATGGACAGTCTGGACGCGCTGATGTCCACCACCTTCGGCACCCTGCTGCCCGGCTGGCGGGACACCATCGTCGGCAACCTGGGCGGCGCCGGGTTCGTCTACCTGCTGCCCAACGACGGCCACCTGCTGCAACTGGATCTGTACCTGTGCCCGACCAGCGCGGTCGGGGCGCTGCGCCGCAGGATCGGCCCCCGCCTGCTGTGGCAGGGCCCCGGCGCCGACGACACTGCCGACGCCGACACCCAGCAGCGCACGGCGCAGGAACTCGCCCGGGCCGCGGAGGCCCCCGTGGACTGCGGCCATCTGCTGGTCCAGGCGATGGTGCTGCACGCGATGCTCCGCAAGCGCCTGGCCAGGGGCCAGCAGTACATCGCCTACGGCCTCCTGCACGACCTGAACGCCACCTGCCGAGACGTGATCCGCACCGCGCTGGTCCCGCACTCCCGGCACCACGGCTGGTACCACCTGCCCGACGAAGTGGGCCGGACCGCCACCGGCCGGGAGTGCCTGACCGAGCTGACCGAGGCGCTGACCAGCCCGCCGGTCCCCACCGTGGCGCAGGCCGACGACGCCCTGGACCGCATCGTGCGCCTCGCGCAGCGGATCGCCCCGCACGCCACCGACGCGCTGGCCAACGAGATCACCGCGTACCGCGCCTACCAGCACCACGAGGAAGGACTGGCATGA
- a CDS encoding SLOG cluster 4 domain-containing protein, with the protein MTRTDHAPDLTVALFAGVVPPDGEEPLAQAAGAALAQAGYALRHGGYNGLMEAAARGAAPHHVPVTAITLADRPDWGALNPFVTTTVYSPTMGDRLHAYLDDADLVVAMGGGVGTLHELTAALYYATTIRSLPVRLLGPTACRLSTFLRAQGWLTESPTRPLGFLRELPDAEALTADLKALAAGRCAS; encoded by the coding sequence ATGACCCGCACCGACCACGCCCCGGACCTGACCGTGGCCCTGTTCGCCGGGGTCGTCCCGCCGGACGGCGAGGAACCGTTAGCACAGGCGGCCGGCGCCGCACTGGCCCAAGCCGGGTACGCCCTGCGGCACGGCGGCTACAACGGACTGATGGAGGCCGCCGCGCGCGGCGCCGCACCCCACCACGTGCCGGTCACCGCGATCACGCTGGCCGACCGGCCCGACTGGGGAGCCCTTAACCCGTTCGTCACCACCACCGTGTACTCCCCGACCATGGGGGACCGGCTGCACGCCTACCTCGACGACGCGGACCTGGTCGTCGCGATGGGCGGAGGCGTGGGCACGCTGCACGAACTCACCGCCGCCCTGTACTACGCCACCACCATCCGCTCCCTGCCCGTACGGCTGCTCGGCCCCACCGCGTGCCGCCTGAGCACGTTCCTGCGGGCCCAAGGATGGCTGACCGAGAGCCCCACCCGCCCCCTGGGCTTCCTGCGAGAGCTCCCCGACGCCGAAGCGCTCACCGCCGACCTCAAGGCCCTCGCCGCCGGGCGGTGCGCCTCATGA